A region of the bacterium HR11 genome:
TCGGGCCGTCGAGGTCGTCGGCGCCGAGTACGCCGGCGTGGACCTGCTACCCGGCCCGGACGGGACCTGCTACGTCCTGGAAGTCAACGGCATCCCCGGCTGGCAGGGCCTTCAGACGACGACGGACCGGGACATCGCCGCTGAGATCGTCGCCTACCTGGAGCGGACGGCCGTCTAACGGGCGATTCCCTTCTTTGCAGGCTTGACGATCCGCCATTAAACTGTCGTAGAAGTCAAGACGTAGCGACGGCGTGACGGGGCCATGCCCATGGAAAACCCCGTCACACCGTCACGTCATCACGCCGTCACTCTCTGTATGCCCTACGACCCCGACACCGTTGCCGTGGCCGCTCAGCTCGCCTGTCTCCTGGAGGCCAGTGCCGAAAAGCCTGGCAACGTCACGCCGACCCGCCGATTCGAGGACCTGGACTATGAAGACTTCCTGCGGGCGGCGGCGGCCATCGGTCCCGAGATGGCCCGGGCCGGCACACGCGGGGTCGGTGAGACCGTCTGGGCGGCCGTGACGGCGACCCGACGGTGGACCCGGACGAACGTCAACCTGGGGATCGTCCTCCTGCTGGCGCCCCTGGCTCGGGCGGCCCTGTTGGGCGACCCGACGGCGGAGGGCCTCGCCCCGGCCGAGGCCCTGCGGGTCCGTCTCCGGCGGGTCCTGCGGGACCTGACCGTCGAGGACGCCCGCTACGCCTATGCGGCCATCCGGCTGGCCGCCCCGGGCGGCCTGGGGACGGTCGAACGGCACGACGTCCGGACCGAGCCGACCGTGACCCTGCGGGAAGCCATGGCGGCGGCCGCCGACCGGGATAGCATCGCCGCCGAGTACGTGACCGACTATGCTATTACGTTCGAGCGAGCCCGACCGGCCTTACGGCAGGCCCTCGCCCGGGGCCTTTCCTACCGGCAGGCCGCCGTCCAGGTCTTCCTGGAAGTCCTGGCGGCCGTCCCGGACACGTTGATCGCTCGAAAAGTCGGCCGGCCCGTCGCCGAGGCCGTCTCGCGGCAGGCCGCCCGGGTCGTCGCCGCCGGGGGCGTCTTCACCGAAGCCGGTCGGCGGGCCCTGGCCCGACTGGACCGCCGCCTCCGCCGAGACGGCCACCGCCTCAATCCCGGTACGACGGCCGACCTCGTCGCCGCCGCCCTCTTCGTCGTCCTCTTGGAGGATGCGGGATAGAAGAATAGGGAAATCCCGGCTTGCATCTTGTATCCTGGATCCTGCATCCTGTATCTTGCCTATGTCCCGGAGCGTCGGGATGGAACGGTTTCGCATCACCATCGCCAAAGAATACCTGGGGTTCTGCGCCGCCCACTTCATCACCTACGAGGGCCATCTCTGTGAGGCGCTCCACGGCCACAACTACCACGTCCGTATCACCCTGGAGGGACCCATCGACGAGAACTACTACGTGATGGACTTCATCCGGGTCAAGAAGATGATGAAGGGGATCTGCGACCGACTGGATCACCGGATGCTCCTTCCCATGCACAACCCCCACCTGGTCTTAGAGACGACCGAGGACCGGGTGTCGGTCCGCTATAAGCACCGGCTCTTCGTGTTTCCCCGGGAAGACGTCGTCCTCCTTCCGATTCCCAACACGACGGCCGAGATGTTGGCCCGGTACCTGTGCGAGCAGGCCCTGGCGGAGCTGGCCCGGATGAGAGCGCCGTCCCTTCAGATGATCGAGGTCGAGGTCGAGGAGGCCCCCGGCCAGTCGGCCATCTACCGGCGGGACCTGGCGGCGGGATGATGGGAATGGACGGAACGGCTATGCCGAGGGAGTCATGGCGGAGGTGACCGTTTACATCGGCCTGGGAAGCAATCTCGGCGACCGGCGGAGCAACCTCCTCGAGGCCATCCGCCAGCTCCGCCAGAAAGTCCAAGTCGAGCGACTGTCGTCGGTCTACGAGACCGAACCGGCCTACGTCACCGACCAACCCCGCTTCCTCAACATGGTCCTCCAAGGGCGGACGGAGCTCTCGCCCCGGGAGCTTCTGGAGTTCTTGAAGGGCATCGAGCGGCGCATGGGTCGCCTGGCCTCCGAACGCTATGGCCCCCGGCCCATCGACCTGGACATCCTGCTATACGACGACCTGCGGGTCGACGAACCGGACCTGACGATTCCCCACCCGCGATTGACGGAACGGGCCTTCGTCTTGATCCCTCTGGCCGAGATCGCCCCGGACCTGGTCCTGCCGGGTCAGACGGAACCCGTGGCCGTCCTGGCCTGCCGCGTCGAGGGCGTCGGCCGGGTCGTCCGGGTCGAGCGGGGCCTGAGCATTCGGCTCATCCGGGACGTCCAGGAAGAGCCGCCGCCCGTCCGCCTCAGCCTGACGAAGGCCGGCGTCACGGGCATCCGCCGCGTCATCCGCCTCCAGGGTCCAAACGGAGACGAGCTCTTCGAGGCCGAGATGGACCTCTACGTCGAGCTTCGGCCCGACCAGAAGGGCGTTCACATGTCCCGCTTCAGCGATACCATCGAGGAGATCTTCGGCGAGATCGAGATCGAGTCCGTCTCGACCCTGGAGCGGCTGGCCGAGCGGATCGCCCTGCAACTCTTACGGGACCAGCGGACCGTCCGGTCCGACGTCCACATCCGGGCCCGTTTCCCGCAAGAGCGCTTCACGCCCGTCTCCGGCAAGCGGACCCAGGAGCTGTACACCCTCATCGGGATGGCGGCGGCGACCCAGCGGCGGGTCGTCCACCTCGTCGGCGTCGAGGCCGAGGGCCTGATGGCCTGCCCCTGCGCTCAGGACATGATGGCCGCTTACGCCCGGGAGCACCTCGCCGAGGCCGGCTTCTCGCCCGAACAGATCGAGCGCATCCTGGCCGTCGTCCCGACGGCGACCCACAACCAGCGGGGCCGGGGGACGCTCCTGGTCGGAAGCGACGCGATCATCGACGCCCGTGACCTCGTCAGCATCGTGGAAAACGCCATGAGTAGCGAAAACTACGACCTCCTCAAGCGGCCCGACGAGCTGTTCGTCGTCGCCAAGGCCCACCGGCGGCCCCGCTTCGTCGAGGACGCCGTCCGGGAGATGATCCTCGGCCTCGTCGAGCTGTACCCGGACCTGCCCGACGACACCTTCGTCCTGGCCCGCCAGACGAACATGGAGTCCATCCACAAGCACGACGTCTACGCCGAACGCTCCGGCACGCTCGGCGAACTCCGTCGGGAACTCGCCGGCCCCGATTACGTCACGCCCCACACGACCCTCGACGCTTGGCTCCGGACCCGACTGGAACAGTAGCGTGGGCAGATGGGCAGGTCGGCAGATAGGCAGATGGGCAGGTGGGCAGATGGGCAGGTCGGCAGATGGGGAGGTAGAAATGGGGACATATTTTTGCTATTCGCCATTCGCCGTTCGCTATTCGCCCTTAACCTCGGACGGTGGGAAAGGCCGACCGGACGCCACCCTTACAAACCGAACCCCTCCGTCAAGCGAGGTTTTAAGCTATGGCCTACCGGGTGACCGTTCCGGAATCCGTGGAATTTTATTCCCGGATTCCTTCCTGCTTCCTCGCGGGGATACTCGTAGACCGACCCGCAGGGGCCGTTCCGCCGCAGAGCCCCGCTCCACAGGCTTGACTTCCCGCGGAACTCGCGGTAGGGCCGTTTTCGGGCACGCGCCCGAGGGCGGCCAGCCCGACCTCCCGTTGGTTCTCCGGGAGAGAAAATGCCGCAAAAGTCCACACAGAATACCTGCCCGGTCAGCTGCTGTCAACCCTTTAGTACGACCGGGAGGGAGATTACTTAGAAGTGACCCTCGAGCGCCGGCCTGGCTGGTGGCGCACGACGGACGACGATGCGGTGATGGTGAAAGTGGATGAACAGGGGCGGATGATCGGCTTTTCCGTGCAGGGCCTGAGTCGGAAGGACCGGCAAGAGGTCTGCATTCTAACGACTGAGCGGGTCACGCCCGAGCCTTAGGCCGATGGGTGCCGGGTATTCCACGCCCCCCGATCCGCATTCCGACCCCTATCCCGACCGTCGGGCGTACATCTGACCCAGGGCCGCCGTCCGGGCCGCCAGTTCCCGGAAGTCGACCCGCTCATAGCCGATGACGTAACTCTCCAAGCAGTCCCCCAACGGTGCCCGCCAGCGTTCGGGAATCGCCGAGGCCCCCCGGACCGTCCCGAGGATGGCCCCGACGATGCCGGCCGCCGTGTCCGTGTCCCCGCCGCATTGGACGGCCAGGACGACGCTCCGACTGAAGTCCCCTTCGCCGAACCACAGGGCCACGAGGACGGCCGCCAGGTTCGGGAACGTATGAAGCCAGTGATACTCGCCGAGAATCTCGGCCTCGACCGACGCCCACGCCTCGGCCCAGTCGGACGCCTCGGCACACCATCGCAGGACCTGCCGAGCGACGGCCATGAATTGACTCCGGGGCGGCACGAAGTGAAGGGCGATCTCGGTCAGGCGGCGGGGGTCCGACTCGACGAAGGCGGCGGCGGTCATCGCCGCAATGAACAACGCTCCGTAGACGCCCTCCGTCTCGTGGGCGATGACGGCGTCCCGGTAGGCCAGCTCGATAGCCGCTTCGGGTCGGCCCGGGGCCAGCCAGCCGCAGATCTCGGCCTTCATCATCGCCCCGACCCAATGGCTCAGGGGGTTGTCCGTCGAGCCCGACTCCGGTGGGAAAATACCCCGTCGGAGATTTTCCAGGGCGATGGCCTCGGCCGTGTAAGCCCGGGGAAGGCGCTCAAGCCACGCCAGGCCGAGCTGTTCGCTGGTGAAGTCCAGGCCGTACTGCTCGGCGACATGGAGCAGGACGAGGGGATACGCCGTGTCGTCGTTGAGGCTCGACGGCGGCGCCAGGTAGTCTGTAACAGTTCCATAGGTCTCGGCGATGCGGGCCCGGGGCCACCCCTCGACAGGACTGCCGAGGGCTCCGCCGATGACCTTTCCGAGCCAGCCGCCGAGGACCCGGTCCTCGTGGTCCCTGAAGCCATAGGC
Encoded here:
- the mdcB gene encoding 2-(5''-triphosphoribosyl)-3'-dephosphocoenzyme-A synthase, which encodes MPMENPVTPSRHHAVTLCMPYDPDTVAVAAQLACLLEASAEKPGNVTPTRRFEDLDYEDFLRAAAAIGPEMARAGTRGVGETVWAAVTATRRWTRTNVNLGIVLLLAPLARAALLGDPTAEGLAPAEALRVRLRRVLRDLTVEDARYAYAAIRLAAPGGLGTVERHDVRTEPTVTLREAMAAAADRDSIAAEYVTDYAITFERARPALRQALARGLSYRQAAVQVFLEVLAAVPDTLIARKVGRPVAEAVSRQAARVVAAGGVFTEAGRRALARLDRRLRRDGHRLNPGTTADLVAAALFVVLLEDAG
- the queD_2 gene encoding 6-carboxy-5,6,7,8-tetrahydropterin synthase, with the translated sequence MERFRITIAKEYLGFCAAHFITYEGHLCEALHGHNYHVRITLEGPIDENYYVMDFIRVKKMMKGICDRLDHRMLLPMHNPHLVLETTEDRVSVRYKHRLFVFPREDVVLLPIPNTTAEMLARYLCEQALAELARMRAPSLQMIEVEVEEAPGQSAIYRRDLAAG
- the sulD gene encoding Bifunctional folate synthesis protein, which gives rise to MAEVTVYIGLGSNLGDRRSNLLEAIRQLRQKVQVERLSSVYETEPAYVTDQPRFLNMVLQGRTELSPRELLEFLKGIERRMGRLASERYGPRPIDLDILLYDDLRVDEPDLTIPHPRLTERAFVLIPLAEIAPDLVLPGQTEPVAVLACRVEGVGRVVRVERGLSIRLIRDVQEEPPPVRLSLTKAGVTGIRRVIRLQGPNGDELFEAEMDLYVELRPDQKGVHMSRFSDTIEEIFGEIEIESVSTLERLAERIALQLLRDQRTVRSDVHIRARFPQERFTPVSGKRTQELYTLIGMAAATQRRVVHLVGVEAEGLMACPCAQDMMAAYAREHLAEAGFSPEQIERILAVVPTATHNQRGRGTLLVGSDAIIDARDLVSIVENAMSSENYDLLKRPDELFVVAKAHRRPRFVEDAVREMILGLVELYPDLPDDTFVLARQTNMESIHKHDVYAERSGTLGELRRELAGPDYVTPHTTLDAWLRTRLEQ